The following nucleotide sequence is from Myxosarcina sp. GI1.
ACAAACGGCTGTAGATTTGCCATTTGACCGAATGCTACCAATTCTTTAGCGGTGGTAGCCAACTCGCTAGCTAGTTCGGCTAGATTAAACTCACCAAAGCGGGTTTCAAATCGCTCTAAAATGGCATCTACCCCTTCTTCAAACATCAAGAGAGCGGGATCGACATCTTCATCTTGCGCCATCAGAGCATCTTCGTCAGCAGTTTCTAATTCTCCTAAGTGCTGGCGTAAGCGAGCGAAAATTGGCTCGGCATTCTCATCAAACCAGAAATCTTTAAGAGTTACTCCCTGACGCAGCAAGTCGCTGACTTGCCGCAAACAGTCTACTCCCTGTAAGAGTAAATTTTCTACTTCAATACTTATCGAGCTACCACCATAGCGAACTCGTAAGATTTTAAAAAAATCTTCCAAACGATGAGCTACTCTACTTAATATGGGAAACTGCATCATTCCCGCTCCTCCTTTGACAGAGTGAGCCGCTCGCAGCATTAGATCTACCTGTTGCGGATCTATCAGCGAGTTAGTTAGTCCGAGCAGATTAGTTTCGATGCGATCGAAGTATTCTTCGGCTTCGTCAAGAAAATTAAGTCGGATTTGTAGTTCTGTATCCATGTTGCTTGAAGGTGGTAAATTGCTCTATTGAATTGATGTGAGGTAGTAATGTTTTTAGATTACTCAAGATACTTCGGCTACTTTAAACTGAGCTACTGCCGTCTCTAGCTTTTGAGCTACTTGAGTTGTTTCGACAATTGATTGGGCTACTTCCTTAGAAGATTGAGAGGTCATTTCCGATAAACGAGCAATTTTCTGCATTAAGCTAGTCACATTTTGCGAAGTGTTTGCCTGAGATACGGTGGTTTGAGAAATCGAACCCATTAACTGGTTGATTGCCTGTGACTTTTCTAGTACCAGGTTCAAACTTTGTTTGGTAGATTCTACTAAGCGCGTAGTTTCTGTTACCTGTGCCGTACCAGATTCCATAGCCTGGTTGACTTCTTTGGTTTCTGCCTGAATTGTTGCCACAATGCCAGCAATTTCCTTAGTTGCTGTAGTACATTGCTCTGCTAACGCACCGACCTGTTGGGCAATAATCGTAAATCCCCGTCCGTATTCTCCTACCCGATCTGCCTCTACACTGGCATTAATTGAAAGTACGTTGGTTTTTAGAGCAATTTCTTCAATAAAAGAAACGGCTCGCGAAATTTGTTCTGAAGAGTCACCCAAACGCTTCATTTTTTTTGCTGTATCACTGACGATATTCCGCAGCGCGAGAATACTGTTCGCCGTCGAGTCCATACTATTAGTGCTATTGACAACCGTATCGTAGGTATCGTTAACAATCTGTTCCGCCTGATTGGCATTTGCCGCTACTGCCTGAATCGATTGGGACATCTGTTCGACGGAAATCAAGGTATCGCGAGTTTCTTGTGCCTCTGCGATCGCTTGTTCGGCTAAGTGTCGAATTGCTTCTTCGTTTTGTTTTAAAGCCGAACCTACTTGACCAGAGGACTGCTTGGCTTCGATGGCAATATCTTGTAAATTATCAATAATGGCATTAAACAAATCGGCAACCGTACCGAGTTCTAACGAAGATAAACTGGCTCTGACGGTTAAATCGCCTGCTGTTGCGTCGCTAACATCTTCTAAAAGTTTGGCAATTTCTGTTTCTAGCCGTTCTCTTTGCTGGCGTTGTTCTTCGGCTTTAGTTTCTATACTGCTAATAGATTCTCTTAACTGATGTGCCATCTTATTAAAAGAATCAGCCAAAGTTCCGATTTCATCTTCGCGATCGATATCGACCGTTTGGTCTAAATTGCCTTCTGCCAAACTAGTGGCTGCTTTTGTAATTTCACCAATCGGTTTGGTCAAACGACTAGCGAGTAGCCAGGTTATAATGCCTACCGCTAATATGGCTAAAACAGCACTCGCCGTTGCCACTTGTTGAAACTGTCTTGC
It contains:
- a CDS encoding methyl-accepting chemotaxis protein, giving the protein MKKPLFKTLQFRLPFLVLLGVIPTTIIAIAFTSSNATKIIRQDTKERLALKAQSLDDNVSRWTQMNVLALKNLALQPGIRSLDPQQQTAVLETIPDTYEYIYLAHTTDLTGLNIGRSDGKPANNYPDRLWLKEVKAGNKMFLQTLIGKTSQKPTLCLAAPIEKQTILSGVAVICSVLEELTKQVGAIEFGNTGYGFVVDEQGRILGHPNSELTSGDELTDYSNYPPVANLLAGNEGYFTFSDESGTEWLSHGTRLDNGWGVFVLQQKSEAFYKARQFQQVATASAVLAILAVGIITWLLASRLTKPIGEITKAATSLAEGNLDQTVDIDREDEIGTLADSFNKMAHQLRESISSIETKAEEQRQQRERLETEIAKLLEDVSDATAGDLTVRASLSSLELGTVADLFNAIIDNLQDIAIEAKQSSGQVGSALKQNEEAIRHLAEQAIAEAQETRDTLISVEQMSQSIQAVAANANQAEQIVNDTYDTVVNSTNSMDSTANSILALRNIVSDTAKKMKRLGDSSEQISRAVSFIEEIALKTNVLSINASVEADRVGEYGRGFTIIAQQVGALAEQCTTATKEIAGIVATIQAETKEVNQAMESGTAQVTETTRLVESTKQSLNLVLEKSQAINQLMGSISQTTVSQANTSQNVTSLMQKIARLSEMTSQSSKEVAQSIVETTQVAQKLETAVAQFKVAEVS